In the Deltaproteobacteria bacterium genome, one interval contains:
- a CDS encoding ATP-dependent helicase translates to MSKEQRDAVKHEGNTLIVACPGSGKTRTLVAKLLYCLDEVRGTSRKIACLTYTNAAVYEIEDRLRAYGKCGDEDFCDISTIHSFCLVNILNYFSWRIPEYAQGFSVVTPDNDTFQRIATDVLGEYGIPENFREYFEQFNRESDGTPIVTPELNEDIALSFWDRLQVQGLIDFPNIIYYAYRLLSERPSIAYSLACKYAWLLVDEFQDTTSLQIEIIRAIANFRQTKYFMVGDPYQSIFGFAGARVELMETFAQEISAESRFKLHANYRSSSRIIKHAEKLCPRTPRMYSVGETAGEDVEPIYVHTSSAFEAITDYFLPALEDLGINIGKAAILAPWWIKLLHLGRSLRDYGIPIVGPGARPYKKSHLFATLAEQVCVYITHPIHKTFHQIEKELFLLVNNMTGKRPFSVFSYEGNIIIRKLIDLGSYAYNSTLSAAEWLAVSSETFETCLCEAGLIPSCSRGALIESANEIIQDMIKNKVDIKNLQVEDLGLFASTDRNLHLLTMHRAKGREFDAVAIIDLHDGRVPDFRAIRDSDLKKIDEAKRLLYVSITRARRFLMYVTDEEHYKNRPSRFILKEYLDLPRCDTLL, encoded by the coding sequence TTGAGCAAAGAGCAAAGAGACGCTGTCAAACATGAAGGGAATACTCTAATTGTTGCGTGCCCTGGAAGTGGGAAAACCCGGACACTTGTTGCAAAGTTACTATATTGTCTGGATGAGGTCAGAGGGACAAGCCGCAAGATCGCATGTCTCACATATACTAACGCTGCCGTTTATGAAATCGAGGATCGTCTTCGTGCATACGGAAAATGTGGAGATGAGGACTTTTGTGATATTTCTACGATTCATTCTTTTTGCCTCGTCAATATTCTTAATTATTTTTCCTGGCGTATACCAGAGTATGCCCAGGGCTTTTCTGTGGTAACTCCAGATAATGATACATTTCAACGAATTGCGACGGACGTGCTGGGAGAATATGGGATACCAGAAAATTTTCGCGAATATTTTGAACAGTTCAATCGAGAGTCAGATGGCACCCCTATTGTTACCCCCGAACTTAATGAAGATATCGCTCTTTCTTTTTGGGATAGGTTACAGGTACAGGGTCTCATTGACTTTCCGAATATAATCTATTATGCCTATCGCCTTCTATCAGAAAGGCCAAGCATTGCATATTCACTTGCCTGTAAATACGCATGGCTTTTGGTTGACGAGTTCCAAGATACGACTTCTCTTCAGATTGAAATAATTAGAGCGATTGCCAATTTCCGCCAAACTAAATATTTCATGGTTGGTGATCCGTATCAATCAATTTTCGGTTTTGCGGGAGCCCGTGTTGAACTTATGGAAACATTTGCACAAGAAATATCAGCAGAGTCCCGCTTTAAGCTGCATGCAAATTATCGGTCAAGCAGCAGAATTATCAAGCATGCAGAAAAATTGTGTCCCCGAACTCCTCGAATGTACAGTGTTGGCGAAACAGCAGGTGAAGATGTTGAGCCAATCTATGTCCATACCTCATCAGCTTTCGAGGCCATCACCGATTATTTTCTACCAGCCTTAGAGGATTTAGGAATCAACATTGGCAAGGCTGCAATTTTGGCGCCGTGGTGGATCAAGCTCCTACATCTCGGACGTAGTCTAAGAGACTATGGGATTCCCATTGTTGGACCCGGGGCTCGCCCCTATAAGAAGTCTCATCTCTTTGCAACTCTTGCAGAACAGGTTTGTGTGTATATTACCCACCCAATCCATAAGACCTTTCATCAGATCGAGAAAGAACTATTTCTCTTAGTTAATAACATGACAGGGAAGAGACCCTTCTCTGTTTTTTCCTATGAGGGAAATATTATTATCCGTAAACTTATCGACTTAGGAAGTTATGCATATAATTCCACCCTCAGTGCCGCTGAATGGCTTGCGGTATCGTCTGAAACTTTTGAAACCTGTCTTTGCGAGGCTGGACTAATACCCAGTTGTTCTCGTGGAGCTTTGATTGAATCCGCAAATGAAATCATTCAAGACATGATAAAGAATAAGGTTGATATAAAAAACTTGCAAGTTGAAGACTTGGGGCTTTTTGCGAGCACCGACAGGAATCTTCATTTGCTGACCATGCACAGAGCCAAAGGCAGGGAGTTCGATGCCGTGGCCATTATTGACCTGCATGATGGCCGGGTACCCGATTTTCGAGCAATAAGAGACAGTGATTTAAAGAAAATTGATGAGGCGAAGAGATTGCTTTATGTTTCCATAACAAGAGCGCGTCGTTTTTTGATGTACGTAACTGATGAGGAGCATTACAAAAATAGACCCAGCCGTTTTATATTGAAAGAATACCTTGATTTACCAAGGTGTGACACACTCTTATAA